A single Gambusia affinis linkage group LG20, SWU_Gaff_1.0, whole genome shotgun sequence DNA region contains:
- the LOC122823697 gene encoding monocarboxylate transporter 7-like has protein sequence MGLCRAKLTQFLGAKQYTKAPDGGWGWVVAVAFFLVEMFTYGIIKSFGIFLQDMMEEFGETNSRVSWIISICVFIMAFNSPLSTVMMNHFGFQFVVMIGGLLISTGTIATSFTSSLNQIYITYGLVTGLGYCLTFLPTVTILSKYFSRRRSLVTALASTGESLAMSALAPGFSVLRDKIGWRRTMAVIGALQSVIIVCGALLRPIIIEPRVPQSPNIDTSSPKELEALKKQETVDSLVLENFETTNGVLSLTLKNPCTPLENTSLDIEARLEMTPNSREKSKEPETEKHNKDGEKTIDQEEGCNSGCTKQSAANSSLLDFSILKDCSFIFYSLFGLFATVGFFAPPLYIIELSVSRGVEREQATYMLSIMAVAEIFGRFVIGWVLSQDVFKTRKLLVLLVCVIMMTVDLVGFTLVTNFFTLALCCAVYGFFMGTLACTHIPMLAEDEVVGVERMSSAAGVYVFIQSFAGLGGPPLGGVLVDVTENYGAAFYSCAVGMGLSAVFLGLVRPAKKGLPCRRRSPKCSAVEHERNPGYKEVSGEEKPDQTHTAHDCSETDDKGNVSQEGVKEVTIQH, from the exons ATGGGACTGTGCAGAGCTAAATTAACCCAGTTCCTGGGGGCCAAACAGTACACCAAGGCCCCTGACGGAGGATGGGGGTGGGTGGTGGCTGTGGCGTTCTTCCTGGTGGAGATGTTCACATATGGCATCATAAAGAGCTTTGGGATCTTCCTCCAGGACATGATGGAGGAGTTTGGTGAGACCAACAGTCGGGTCTCGTGGATCATTTCCATCTGTGTGTTCATCATGGCGTTTAATA GTCCTCTCTCCACGGTGATGATGAACCACTTTGGCTTCCAGTTTGTTGTTATGATTGGAGGATTACTAATATCCACTGGCACCATTGCAACCAGCTTTACCAGTTCACTCAATCAGATATACATCACCTATGGATTAGTGACAG GTCTGGGCTACTGTCTGACCTTCCTGCCCACTGTGACCATCCTGTCAAAGTACTTCAGCCGTCGGCGCTCTCTGGTCACTGCTCTGGCTTCTACTGGGGAATCCCTTGCGATGTCTGCCCTAGCTCCAG GCTTTTCTGTGTTAAGAGACAAAATTGGCTGGAGACGCACAATGGCAGTGATCGGAGCTCTGCAAAGCGTCATCATAGTCTGTGGTGCGCTGCTCCGGCCAATCATTATTGAACCCAGAGTGCCCCAAAGCCCAAACATTGACACGTCTTCCCCAAAGGAGCTGGAAGCACTCAAGAAACAAGAGACTGTAGACAGTTTGGTTCTTGAGAACTTTGAGACGACTAATGGTGTCCTGTCACTTACACTTAAAAACCCGTGTACACCATTGGAGAATACTTCACTGGACATAGAGGCAAGGCTAGAGATGACTCCAAACTCTCGGGAAAAAAGTAAGGAACcggaaacagaaaaacacaacaaagatgGTGAAAAAACGATAGACCAAGAAGAAGGATGCAACTCAGGCTGCACAAAGCAATCTGCTGCAAATTCTAGTCTCCTAGACTTCTCCATCCTCAAAGACTGCAGTTTTATCTTCTACTCTCTGTTTGGACTGTTTGCCACTGTGGGTTTCTTCGCCCCTCCGCTCTACATCATCGAGCTAAGCGTGAGCCGTGGCGTGGAGCGAGAGCAAGCCACCTACATGCTCTCCATCATGGCCGTGGCTGAAATCTTTGGACGATTCGTCATCGGGTGGGTCCTGTCCCAGGATGTGTTCAAGACGAGGAAGCTCCTGGTGCTCCTGGTGTGTGTGATCATGATGACAGTGGACTTAGTGGGATTTACCTTGGTGACAAATTTTTTCACTCTGGCTTTGTGCTGTGCTGTGTACGGGTTCTTCATGGGAACCCTGGCATGCACTCACATCCCTATGCTGGCAGAGGACGAGGTGGTGGGTGTGGAGAGGATGTCATCAGCTGCCGGTGTCTATGTGTTCATCCAGAGCTTTGCTGGACTGGGTGGGCCGCCACTTGGAG GTGTGCTAGTGGATGTAACTGAGAACTACGGAGCGGCGTTCTACTCCTGCGCGGTGGGAATGGGACTGAGTGCTGTGTTCCTGGGACTTGTTAGACCTGCTAAAAAAGGGTTGCCTTGCAGGAGGAGAAGCCCGAAATGCTCTGCAGTTGAACATGAAAGGAACCCTGGATACAAGGAGGTGAGCGGAGAGGAGAAACCGGACCAAACTCACACGGCACACGACTGCTCTGAGACAGACGACAAAGGGAACGTCAGTCAGGAAGGAGTCAAGGAGGTCACAATTCAACACTGA